From Microbacterium rhizosphaerae:
CCTGAGCGCGGCACCACCGACTCGCCGCTGCGCGACGCGTTCAGCCTCGATCTGCGGCAGGATGCTGCGCTGCGCGGGCTGTATCTGGAACAGGAGGGCTTCGACGGCTACCTCCGCGATCGCGACGTGTTCGATCCCGGGATCACCATCGAGGACAACCTCTCGCTCGTGGTCGACTACGCGAGCGGTGCCACCATGTCGTACTCGCTGAACGCGCACTCTCCGTGGGAGGGTTACACCGTCGCCGTCAACGGCACCCGTGGCCGCGCCGAGCTCGTGGTGGTCGAGCGCGGAGCGGTGCTTCTCGACGAGGCCGGCCGTGCGGTGGTGGATCCCAGTGCCCGTCCCGAAGGCGTCGCCGATGACGAAGCGCGGCCGGTCGGCGAGCGCCTTCTCGTGCAGCGCCACTTTGCCTCCGCCGTCGAGGCGGAGATTCCCGTCGCGGACGGAGGCCACGGCGGCGGCGATGCACAGCTGCTGCGCGACGTCTTCGTCGGCAGCGACCACGACCCGCTTCACCGGGCCGCCGGCTGGGAGGACGGCGTCCGCTCGGTCGTCGTCGGTCTGGCCGGAAACCGCTCGCTCGCGACCGGGCTGCCCGTCCACGTGGCCGACCTCGATCTCGGCTCCGCCGCGGCCGCCACCGCCTCCCCCGCGCGCGCCCTCGAGCTGTCGCAATGAGCCGCATCGTCGTCACGGGCGGCGCGGGTCGCCTCGGCCGCAGCCTCGTGGTCGGCCTTGCCGACGCCGGCCATGAGGTGCTGTCGCTCGATCGCCGCACCTCTCCCGCCCTGCAGCGCGAGGGGATCACCCAGCGCCTCGCCGACCTGAGCGATGCGGGTGCCGCGGCCTCCGCGCTCGCCGAGGCCCGAGCCGATGCGCTCATACACCTCGCCGCCATCGCTGTGCCCTTCAGCGCCCCGGAGGACGTCATCATGAGCACCAACGCGGGCATGGCGGTCGCTGTGCTCGGCGGGGCGGTGCGGGCAGGCATCCCGAAGGTGATCGCCGCATCCAGCCCCACCGTGCTCGGCTACGGGGCACCCACGGGCTGGGTGCCCGAGCGCTTCCCGCTCGACGAGACGACCCCGCCGCGCCCGTGGAACGCCTACGCACTCTCGAAGCTCCTCATCGAGCAGACCATCGGGATGCTGGCGCGCCAGACGGGCGACGCGGTCCGATTCGCCGCGTTCCGACCGTGCTACGTGATCGCCCCCGAGGAATGGGCCGGCGCCCCGACCCAGCAGGGGCACACGGTGCAGGAGCGCTTGGACGATCCTGCGCTTGCCGCACCGGCGATCTTCAACTATGTCGACGCGCGGGATGTCGCGGCCTTCGCCGACACCCTGCTCGGCGCGATGGGCGACATCCCGAACGGCGAGGTGTTCTTCGTCGGCGCGGATGACGCGCTCGCTCGCGAGCCCCTCGCGGAGCTCATCCCCCGATACTTCCCCGGAACGGAGCGGGCGGCCGCCGCACTGACCGGCACGGCGCCGGCCTTCTCGTCGGCGAAGGCCCATCGTCTGCTGGGGTGGCGACCGCGTCACGCATGGCGCGACGAACTCGTTCCGACCGCCGCAGCAAGGAGCTGATGTGGACTTCGACGGCATCCTCTTCTTCCCCGTCACACCGTTCGACGAGCGGGGCCGCGTCGACGAGGAGCTGCTCGCGCAGCATGTCGCCGACGGCGTCGCCCACGGCGCCGGCGGAGTGTTCCCGGCGTGCGGCACGGGCGAGTACCACGCCCTGTCCGCCGGCGAGGCTCACTCGGTCGTGCGCACGGCCGTCGGCGTCGTGGCGGGGCACGCACCCGTCGTCGCGGGTGCGGGCGGCGCGCTCGGACACGCGATCGCGGTGGGTCGCGGTGCGGCGGAGGCCGGCGCGGACGCGCTGCTCGTGCTGCCGCCCTACTTGGTCGGCGGCCCGCAGGACGGCCTCGTCGCCTACGTCGAGCAGATCGCCGCCGCATCCGGGCTCCCGGTCATCGTGTACCACCGCGCGAACGGGCAGTTCACGCCGGCCGCGATCCGCCGCCTGGCCGAGAACCCGCGCGTCGTGGGATTCAAGGACGGCGCGGGAGATCTGGGCGTGACGCAGCAGATCGTCCGCGTGGTCGCCGAGAGCGGGCGCGACGATTTCGCGTTCTTCAACGGCCTGCTCACCGCCGAGCTCACCCAAGCCGCGTATCGCGGCATCGGCGTGCCCCTCTACTCGTCGGCGGCCTTCGCGATGGTCCCCGAGGTGGCGAACGCGTATTACCGCGCGTACGTCGACGGCGACGAGGAGCGACGCCTGGCGCTGCTCGACGGCTTCTACCGTCCGCTGGTCGCGCTTCGCGACGAGACCCCGGGATTCGGCGTCTCGCTGATCAAAGCGGGCCTGCGGCTGTCCGGCATGCCGGTGGGCGGCGTGCGGGCACCGCTGGTCGATCCGACGCCGGCGCAGCAGGAGCGCCTCGCCGGCGTCCTCGCGGCGGGGCGCGCGCTGCTGTGACCACGATCCGCGGGTTCGACGCCCGGCTGGTCCGTGTGCCGCTGACGCGCCCGTGGGCCTCCGACGTGACGAGCGTCGGCGTGATCGCCACCCATGTCGTCCGCTCGGACGGCGCGCAGGGCTGGGGCTTCTCCTGGACGCCGCAGATCGGCGCCGAGGCCGTGCTCGCCCTCCTCGCACACGACATCGCGGGGTTCGCGATCGGACGGGATGCGGCGCCCGGTGCGCTCTGGGACGACCTGTGGCGCCACCTACACGAAGCCGGCAGCGGCGGGATCACGACCATCGCCATGGCAGGGATGGATCTCGCCCTGTGGGACGCGGAGGCGCGCAGGCAGGGTGAGCCGATCTCCGGGCTGCTCGGCCGCGAACGCGACGCCGTGCGGGTGTACGGCAGCGGCGTGAACCTGCACTACCCGATCGACGAGCTCGTGGCCCAGGTGCGCCGCTGGGTCGGCGGCGGGTACGAGGCGATCAAAGTCAAGGTGGGCAAGCCTGACCTCGCCGAAGATGTCGAGAGGATCGCGGCGGTGCGTGAGGCGCTCGGGCCCGACCGCGCACTCATGATCGACGCGAACCAGCGCTGGAACCTGGACCAGGCCACGCGTGCGCTCGACGCGCTCCACGGGTTCGACCTCGCCTGGATCGAGGAGCCGCTGGCGGCCGACGACCTGCGCGGCCACGCCGAGCTCGCCCGCCGCATCGATGTGCCGATCGCGCTCGGCGAGAACCTGTACACGACGTACCGCTTCCGCGAATTCCTGGATGCCGGCGCCGCGCAGATCGTCCAGCCGAACGTCGTGCGGGTCGGCGGTATCACCCCCTTCCTGCGCGTCGCCGAATCGGCCGCCGAGCACGGCGCGCCCCTGCATCCCCATGTGCTTCCGGAGCTCTCCGGTCAGCTCGCGCTGGCGCTGCCCGCCTGCGGCGGCGTCGAGCCGTGGACCGAAGACGTCGAGGATGCGGGCTTCGGCGCTCTCGGCGCACTGCGCGATCCGTCACCTGTGCGCATCGTCGCAGGCCGCCTGGCAGAGCGGCCGCACGATGGCCTGGGCATCCGCTTCGCCTGACCCCCGATGTTCCCTCCGGTCGGCGAGCGGGACTCGCCCCCGGCCGACGACCCGAAAGGACCGCCATGACCACCACTTCGCGAGAGCTGGATGAGATCGCCGCACGAGCAGCATCCGCCGTCCCGGCCTGGAGGGAATCGGATGCTGCGACCCGCGCCGGGTGGCTCGGCGCTGTCGCGGACGCGCTGGATGCGACCGCCGACGAGCTGGTCGAGATCGCCGAACGCGAGACCCGTCTGGGCGCACCGCGGCTGCGTGGTGAGGTGGCGCGCACGACCGGCCAGCTGCGGCTGTTCGCTGCGGTGGTCCAGGAGGGCTCGTACTTGGAGCTGACCGTCGACGATGCGGACGGGTCGGCCGTTCCGCCGCTCCCCGAGCTCCGGCGCATGCTCGTGCCCGTGGGACCGGTCGCCGTCTTCTCGGCCTCGAACTTCCCGTTCGCCTTCTCGGTCTGCGGCGGCGACACCGCATCGGCTCTGGCGGCCGGGAACCCGGTGATCGTGAAGGCTCACTCCGGGCACCCCGAGCTCTCGCGCCGCACCGCCGAGGTCGCGTCGGCGGCGTTGTTCGCCGCGGGCGCGCCGGTGGGCTCTGTGGCACTCGTGGAAGGGCGGGAGGCCGGCAATGCGCTCGTGCAGCACCCCGTCGTGCGCGCGGCAGGGTTCACGGGGTCGCTGACGGGCGGCCGTGCGCTGTTCGACCTCGCCGCCGGGCGACCGGATCCGATCCCGTTCTACGGCGAGCTCGGCAGCGTCAATCCGGTCGTCGTGACCCCGGCCGCCGCTCACGCGCGTGGCGACGAGCTCGCGCGTGGACTCGTGGGTTCCTTCACGCTCGGTGCGGGCCAGTTCTGCACGAAGCCCGGCGTCGTGTTCGTGCCGG
This genomic window contains:
- a CDS encoding NAD-dependent epimerase/dehydratase family protein yields the protein MSRIVVTGGAGRLGRSLVVGLADAGHEVLSLDRRTSPALQREGITQRLADLSDAGAAASALAEARADALIHLAAIAVPFSAPEDVIMSTNAGMAVAVLGGAVRAGIPKVIAASSPTVLGYGAPTGWVPERFPLDETTPPRPWNAYALSKLLIEQTIGMLARQTGDAVRFAAFRPCYVIAPEEWAGAPTQQGHTVQERLDDPALAAPAIFNYVDARDVAAFADTLLGAMGDIPNGEVFFVGADDALAREPLAELIPRYFPGTERAAAALTGTAPAFSSAKAHRLLGWRPRHAWRDELVPTAAARS
- a CDS encoding 5-dehydro-4-deoxyglucarate dehydratase: MDFDGILFFPVTPFDERGRVDEELLAQHVADGVAHGAGGVFPACGTGEYHALSAGEAHSVVRTAVGVVAGHAPVVAGAGGALGHAIAVGRGAAEAGADALLVLPPYLVGGPQDGLVAYVEQIAAASGLPVIVYHRANGQFTPAAIRRLAENPRVVGFKDGAGDLGVTQQIVRVVAESGRDDFAFFNGLLTAELTQAAYRGIGVPLYSSAAFAMVPEVANAYYRAYVDGDEERRLALLDGFYRPLVALRDETPGFGVSLIKAGLRLSGMPVGGVRAPLVDPTPAQQERLAGVLAAGRALL
- a CDS encoding mandelate racemase/muconate lactonizing enzyme family protein, whose translation is MTTIRGFDARLVRVPLTRPWASDVTSVGVIATHVVRSDGAQGWGFSWTPQIGAEAVLALLAHDIAGFAIGRDAAPGALWDDLWRHLHEAGSGGITTIAMAGMDLALWDAEARRQGEPISGLLGRERDAVRVYGSGVNLHYPIDELVAQVRRWVGGGYEAIKVKVGKPDLAEDVERIAAVREALGPDRALMIDANQRWNLDQATRALDALHGFDLAWIEEPLAADDLRGHAELARRIDVPIALGENLYTTYRFREFLDAGAAQIVQPNVVRVGGITPFLRVAESAAEHGAPLHPHVLPELSGQLALALPACGGVEPWTEDVEDAGFGALGALRDPSPVRIVAGRLAERPHDGLGIRFA
- a CDS encoding aldehyde dehydrogenase (NADP(+)), with product MTTTSRELDEIAARAASAVPAWRESDAATRAGWLGAVADALDATADELVEIAERETRLGAPRLRGEVARTTGQLRLFAAVVQEGSYLELTVDDADGSAVPPLPELRRMLVPVGPVAVFSASNFPFAFSVCGGDTASALAAGNPVIVKAHSGHPELSRRTAEVASAALFAAGAPVGSVALVEGREAGNALVQHPVVRAAGFTGSLTGGRALFDLAAGRPDPIPFYGELGSVNPVVVTPAAAHARGDELARGLVGSFTLGAGQFCTKPGVVFVPADAGFEASVAAAVTSAAGGPLLTDRITAAFPQGVAHLEGDPSVAVLAEGAPTPDGARPIVLTTDAAAVAERPETLLEECFGPVTLLVRYASETDLREALSAVPGSLTATLHAEGGDDVADTLALLQARAGRVLFAGWPTGVAVTWSQQHGGPWPATTSLHTSVGATSIRRFLRPVVFQDAPERLLPMALRDDALARIPHRRNGVLRVP